The Actinomadura sp. WMMB 499 genome includes a window with the following:
- a CDS encoding GAF domain-containing sensor histidine kinase, which produces MPQEPPPDDEGARGILPHLRLDDLLGELQARLDAVRATRDRVHGLLDAVVSIGSDLDLDSVLRRITEAAAGLARARYGALGVVGEDGERLVRFITVGVTEGEIAQIGHWPHGHGILGLLIKDPRPLRLADLSRHPESYGFPNHHPPMRTFLGVPVRIRGEVFGNLYLTEKIGGGAFEEEDEAVVSALATAAGIAIENARLYQDTRRRERWLRASAEMSTALLSGPDPVEATAVVARGAREVVGADLAAVALVDEEGERFEIVAADGRGAERVRGGAVPVEGSLGGEVFTTGTSLRVADGDAELRETEVSVALDVGPLLMVPLGGGEQARGVVWAMNGPGGHAFPEDTQQLLEAYAGQAAVALELAGRRRDSERLALLEDRDRIAKDLHDTVIQQLFATAMGLMATLKIVQKPEVGARVQRAVDDLDATMRQIRSTIYALQASSDHGTLRSRLHAVIDTAAESLGFPPSVRLDGALDTLVDDETGEHAVAVLREALSNVVRHARAGAVSVTVHAGETLTVRVEDDGVGMTGTERRSGLDNLRARAERGGGTFTVRPRTGGGTMLEWTVPLDGA; this is translated from the coding sequence GTGCCTCAGGAACCACCGCCGGACGACGAGGGAGCCCGGGGAATCCTTCCCCACCTGCGGCTCGACGACCTGCTCGGCGAGCTGCAGGCCCGGCTGGACGCCGTCCGCGCGACCCGGGACCGGGTGCACGGGCTGCTGGACGCCGTCGTGTCGATCGGCAGCGACCTCGACCTCGATTCGGTGCTGCGCAGGATCACCGAGGCCGCCGCCGGCCTCGCGCGGGCCCGGTACGGGGCGCTGGGGGTGGTGGGGGAGGACGGGGAACGCCTTGTCCGGTTCATCACGGTCGGTGTGACCGAGGGGGAGATCGCGCAGATCGGGCACTGGCCGCACGGGCACGGCATCCTCGGCCTGCTGATCAAGGATCCGCGCCCGCTGCGACTCGCCGACCTGTCCCGGCACCCCGAGTCCTACGGCTTCCCGAACCACCATCCGCCGATGCGCACCTTCCTGGGCGTGCCCGTCCGTATCCGCGGGGAGGTTTTCGGCAACCTCTATCTGACGGAGAAGATCGGCGGCGGCGCGTTCGAGGAGGAGGACGAGGCCGTGGTCTCCGCCCTCGCGACGGCCGCCGGAATCGCGATCGAGAACGCCCGGCTCTATCAGGACACGCGGCGGCGGGAGCGGTGGCTCAGGGCGTCGGCCGAGATGTCCACGGCTCTGCTGTCGGGACCCGATCCCGTGGAGGCGACGGCGGTGGTCGCGCGGGGCGCGCGCGAGGTCGTCGGCGCGGACCTCGCGGCCGTGGCGCTGGTGGACGAGGAAGGCGAGCGGTTCGAGATCGTGGCCGCGGACGGGCGCGGGGCGGAGCGGGTCCGCGGCGGTGCCGTGCCGGTCGAGGGGTCCTTGGGCGGCGAGGTGTTCACCACGGGCACCTCGCTGCGCGTGGCCGACGGCGACGCGGAGCTGCGCGAGACCGAGGTGTCGGTGGCGCTCGACGTCGGCCCGCTCCTGATGGTGCCGCTGGGGGGCGGCGAGCAGGCGCGGGGCGTGGTCTGGGCGATGAACGGCCCCGGGGGGCACGCCTTCCCCGAGGACACGCAGCAGCTTCTGGAGGCTTACGCCGGGCAGGCGGCGGTGGCCCTGGAACTGGCGGGCCGGCGCCGGGACAGCGAGCGGCTCGCGCTGCTGGAGGACCGCGACCGCATCGCCAAGGATCTGCACGACACCGTGATCCAGCAGCTGTTCGCCACCGCGATGGGGCTGATGGCCACGCTCAAGATCGTGCAGAAGCCGGAGGTGGGCGCGCGGGTGCAGCGGGCGGTGGACGATCTGGACGCCACGATGCGGCAGATCCGCTCGACGATCTACGCGTTGCAGGCGTCCTCCGACCACGGGACGCTGCGGAGCCGCCTGCACGCGGTGATCGACACCGCCGCGGAGAGCCTGGGGTTCCCGCCGTCCGTCCGGCTCGACGGGGCGCTGGACACGCTCGTGGACGACGAGACGGGTGAGCACGCGGTCGCCGTCCTCCGGGAGGCGCTGTCCAACGTGGTGCGGCACGCCCGCGCCGGTGCGGTCTCGGTGACCGTCCACGCGGGTGAGACGCTCACGGTGCGGGTCGAGGACGACGGCGTCGGGATGACCGGGACCGAGCGCCGCAGCGGCCTGGACAACCTGCGCGCACGGGCCGAGCGGGGCGGCGGGACGTTCACCGTCCGCCCCCGGACCGGCGGCGGCACCATGCTCGAGTGGACGGTGCCCCTGGACGGGGCCTGA
- a CDS encoding glycoside hydrolase family 65 protein: MDDRWTLVYEGFDTADEGLRETLCTLGNGYFATRGAAPESEADGVHYPGTYVAGCYDRLTTEIAGHRVDNADLVNLPNWLPLTFRAAGGDWFDIDRAARRDGLLDYRQELDLHRGVLTRLFRYRDHDDRTFRVAQRRIVSMAEPHLGALETTIVCENWTGTLEVRSAVDGRIVNAGVARYRGLRGDHLVCEAPRPHDAADPAVVTATTRSSRIGIAVAARTRLSCPGTSSTHDEADRAVRTVHVAAREGVPVTIEKIAAVYTSRDRALEEYGEAAHEHAAHAPGFDDLLERHTQAWAHLWRRCRLSVDDTEVQRILNLHVFHLLQTVSEHTVDLDVGVPARGLHGEAYRGHVFWDELFILPFLSTRFPEIARALLMYRRRRLPAARRNAAATGHKGALYPWQSAADGREETQTLHLNPRSGRWLPDHSHLQRHSGLAVAYNAWRFYESTGDLEFLAEYGAEMMLEVARYFADIATYDRSRDRYDIRGVMGPDEYHDGYPGRERPGIDNNAYTNVLTAWVLRRTLDALALLPENRDAELRGRLALTQTETARFADVAAKLRVPFHDGVISQFEGYENLDELDWDRYKARYGDIRRIDRILEAEGDSPNRYKASKQADILMLFYLLAPHEFDDVLLQLGYDLDPALPQRTIDYYLERTCDGSTLSMLVRAWILARTDGDLAWHAFLDALHSDIGDSQHGTTAEGIHLGAMAGTVDLVQRCFAGISTRDETLHLSPHLPAALTRLHVDFRYRGHWGIDLSLQPDRLRVALRPGSAPPITVACGTETAVVEPGTSWETPLAGEAGIDGRRSRRTETDVHREPRPRHRG, from the coding sequence ATGGACGATCGCTGGACCCTCGTCTACGAGGGGTTCGACACCGCGGACGAGGGACTCCGAGAGACCCTGTGCACGCTGGGCAACGGCTACTTCGCGACGCGCGGAGCCGCACCGGAGTCGGAGGCCGACGGCGTCCACTACCCGGGAACCTACGTCGCGGGCTGCTACGACAGGCTCACCACCGAGATCGCCGGGCATCGGGTCGACAACGCCGACCTCGTCAACCTCCCCAACTGGCTGCCCCTCACCTTCCGCGCCGCCGGCGGCGACTGGTTCGACATCGACCGGGCCGCGCGCCGGGACGGCCTCCTCGACTACCGGCAGGAACTCGATCTGCACCGCGGCGTCCTGACCCGCCTCTTCCGGTACCGCGACCATGACGATCGAACGTTCCGCGTCGCGCAGCGCCGCATCGTCTCCATGGCCGAGCCGCACCTGGGAGCGCTCGAAACGACGATCGTCTGCGAGAACTGGACCGGCACGCTGGAGGTCCGGTCCGCCGTGGACGGACGGATCGTCAACGCCGGCGTCGCGCGGTACCGGGGACTGCGCGGCGACCACCTGGTCTGCGAGGCTCCACGGCCGCACGACGCGGCGGACCCGGCGGTCGTCACCGCCACGACCCGTTCGTCCAGGATCGGGATCGCGGTCGCCGCCCGCACCCGCCTGTCGTGCCCGGGCACGTCATCGACGCACGACGAAGCGGACCGTGCCGTCCGAACCGTGCACGTCGCCGCCCGCGAGGGCGTCCCCGTCACGATCGAGAAGATCGCGGCCGTCTACACATCCCGTGACCGGGCCCTCGAGGAGTACGGCGAGGCCGCACACGAGCACGCCGCGCACGCACCCGGATTCGACGACCTCCTGGAACGCCACACGCAGGCATGGGCGCACCTATGGCGACGCTGCCGGCTGAGCGTGGACGACACGGAGGTGCAGCGCATCCTCAACCTCCACGTGTTCCATCTGCTGCAAACCGTCTCCGAGCACACCGTGGACCTGGACGTCGGCGTCCCCGCCCGCGGCCTCCACGGCGAGGCCTACCGCGGCCACGTCTTCTGGGACGAACTGTTCATCCTGCCGTTCCTGAGCACCCGCTTCCCCGAGATCGCCCGCGCACTGCTCATGTACCGCCGGCGGCGCCTCCCCGCCGCCCGCCGCAACGCCGCCGCAACCGGACACAAGGGCGCCCTCTACCCCTGGCAGAGCGCGGCGGACGGCCGCGAGGAAACCCAGACCCTCCACCTGAACCCCCGGTCCGGACGCTGGCTGCCCGACCACTCGCACCTGCAGCGGCACTCGGGACTCGCCGTCGCGTACAACGCCTGGCGCTTCTACGAATCCACGGGCGACCTGGAGTTCCTCGCCGAGTACGGCGCCGAGATGATGCTGGAAGTCGCCCGCTACTTCGCCGACATCGCCACCTACGACCGTTCCCGGGACCGCTACGACATCCGCGGCGTCATGGGCCCCGACGAATACCACGACGGCTATCCCGGCCGGGAGCGACCGGGCATCGACAACAACGCCTACACCAACGTCCTCACGGCCTGGGTCCTGCGCCGCACTCTGGACGCCCTGGCGCTGCTCCCCGAGAACCGCGACGCCGAACTGCGCGGGAGACTCGCCCTCACCCAGACCGAGACCGCACGCTTCGCGGACGTCGCCGCGAAGCTCCGCGTCCCGTTCCACGACGGCGTCATCAGCCAGTTCGAGGGTTACGAGAACCTCGACGAACTCGACTGGGACCGCTACAAGGCCCGCTACGGCGACATCCGCCGGATCGACCGGATCCTTGAAGCCGAAGGCGACAGCCCGAACCGCTACAAGGCGTCCAAGCAGGCCGACATCCTCATGCTCTTCTACCTCCTCGCACCCCACGAATTCGACGACGTCCTCCTCCAACTCGGCTACGACCTGGACCCCGCCCTCCCCCAGCGGACGATCGACTACTACCTGGAGCGAACATGCGACGGATCCACCCTGAGCATGCTCGTACGCGCCTGGATCCTGGCCCGCACCGACGGCGATCTCGCCTGGCACGCGTTCCTCGACGCCCTCCACAGCGACATCGGCGACTCCCAGCACGGCACCACCGCCGAAGGCATCCACCTGGGCGCGATGGCCGGCACGGTCGACCTCGTCCAGCGCTGCTTCGCCGGCATCAGCACCCGCGATGAGACCCTGCATCTCTCGCCCCACCTGCCCGCCGCACTGACCCGGCTCCACGTCGACTTCCGCTACCGGGGGCACTGGGGAATCGACCTCTCCCTCCAGCCCGACCGCCTGCGCGTAGCACTCCGCCCCGGCAGCGCTCCCCCGATCACGGTCGCGTGCGGCACCGAGACGGCCGTCGTCGAACCCGGCACGTCCTGGGAAACCCCTCTCGCCGGGGAGGCCGGCATCGATGGACGAAGGTCCCGGCGGACGGAGACCGACGTCCATAGAGAACCCCGCCCCCGGCATCGAGGGTGA
- a CDS encoding flavodoxin domain-containing protein: MNVLIAYASVHGSTASIAHRIGEVLAGHGERTEVRPMDELGDGVHGHDAFVLGSAVHEMTWLPPATEFVSRNRDVLADRPVWLFSVGMPAALREPWRRLAPKEESDITEPLLRLLTPEGHRLFSGVIRPEHLPRSGRLMFKALGFRYGDYRDWDDVRRWAEEIARSLAADRRGAAL; the protein is encoded by the coding sequence ATGAACGTTCTGATCGCGTACGCGAGCGTGCACGGATCCACCGCGAGCATCGCCCACCGGATCGGCGAGGTGCTGGCCGGGCACGGTGAACGGACGGAGGTCCGGCCCATGGACGAACTCGGCGACGGCGTCCACGGCCACGACGCGTTCGTCCTCGGGAGCGCGGTCCACGAGATGACCTGGCTTCCGCCCGCCACCGAGTTCGTCTCGCGGAACCGGGACGTGCTCGCCGACCGTCCCGTCTGGCTGTTCAGCGTGGGGATGCCGGCCGCGCTCCGTGAGCCGTGGCGGCGCCTGGCTCCCAAGGAGGAGAGCGACATCACCGAACCGCTGCTGCGGCTGCTGACCCCCGAAGGGCACCGGTTGTTCTCCGGAGTGATCCGTCCCGAGCACCTGCCGCGTTCGGGACGCCTGATGTTCAAGGCGCTCGGCTTCCGGTACGGCGACTACCGGGATTGGGACGATGTCCGGCGCTGGGCCGAGGAGATAGCGCGCAGCCTGGCCGCCGACCGCCGCGGCGCCGCACTCTGA
- a CDS encoding pyridoxamine 5'-phosphate oxidase family protein, translating into MDDLLRLDEKTCMSLLRDAPVGRVAWADDDGRVTVLPVNHVVDGDSLVFSTAEGGKLEAVRAGRALTFEADDLEPALETAWSVLVTGACEIIIDTAEAERVRALPLHPWPRSPKAFLVRLVPHGVTGRRIPLRPGGVLWETAG; encoded by the coding sequence ATGGACGACCTGCTGAGGCTCGACGAGAAGACTTGCATGTCGCTGCTGCGCGACGCCCCCGTCGGGCGCGTCGCGTGGGCGGACGACGACGGCCGCGTCACCGTCCTTCCCGTCAACCACGTGGTCGACGGCGACTCGCTGGTGTTCAGCACTGCCGAAGGCGGCAAGCTGGAGGCCGTCCGCGCCGGACGGGCGCTGACCTTCGAGGCGGACGATCTCGAGCCGGCGCTCGAGACGGCGTGGAGCGTCCTCGTCACCGGCGCCTGCGAGATCATCATCGACACCGCCGAGGCGGAACGTGTTCGCGCCCTCCCCCTCCATCCGTGGCCGCGTTCCCCGAAGGCCTTTCTCGTGCGCCTGGTCCCGCACGGCGTGACCGGGCGCCGCATCCCGCTGCGGCCGGGCGGGGTTCTCTGGGAAACCGCCGGCTGA
- a CDS encoding Hsp20/alpha crystallin family protein — protein MGTLQRREHRGLLPDLFDWVEAPVGMLRTGTEPAMRVEDYREDGDHIVRAELPGIDPEKDVEITVTGDVLRIHAERHEEKKEDHRSEFRYGAFTRSFTLPAETRADDITASYDQGILTVRIPVHPAAAPEAKRIAVAK, from the coding sequence ATGGGCACGCTGCAACGAAGAGAGCACCGCGGCCTGCTACCGGACCTGTTCGACTGGGTCGAGGCACCCGTCGGCATGCTGCGGACGGGAACCGAACCGGCGATGCGGGTCGAGGACTACCGCGAGGACGGCGACCACATCGTCCGAGCGGAACTGCCCGGTATCGACCCGGAGAAGGACGTCGAGATCACCGTCACCGGCGACGTGCTTCGCATCCACGCCGAACGGCATGAGGAGAAGAAGGAGGACCACCGGTCGGAGTTCCGCTACGGCGCGTTCACCCGGTCGTTCACGCTTCCCGCCGAGACCCGGGCCGACGACATCACCGCCTCCTACGACCAGGGCATTCTGACCGTGCGGATCCCCGTCCACCCGGCGGCCGCACCCGAGGCCAAACGCATAGCCGTCGCGAAGTGA
- a CDS encoding response regulator transcription factor, which translates to MGGTIEGHDTVTGTTIRAFLLDDHEVVRRGVSALLSAEDDIEVVGEAGTMEQALARVPAARPDVAVLDVRLPDGDGVTVCRELRSRMPALACLMLTSFDDEEALFEAVMAGAAGYVLKQIHGSDLVGAVRTVASGQSLLDPRSTARMLERIRSRRERRDPLHGLSEQERRILVLIGEGLTNRQIGERMFLAEKTVKNYISSIFAKLGMSRRTQAAAFAAHLDSGHGTNHLD; encoded by the coding sequence ATGGGCGGAACGATCGAAGGCCACGACACGGTGACGGGTACGACGATCCGCGCTTTCCTCCTCGACGATCACGAGGTCGTGCGCCGGGGCGTGTCGGCCCTGCTGTCGGCCGAGGACGACATCGAGGTCGTCGGGGAGGCGGGCACGATGGAGCAGGCCCTGGCCCGCGTCCCTGCCGCCCGGCCGGACGTCGCGGTCCTGGACGTCCGCCTTCCCGACGGGGACGGCGTCACCGTCTGCCGCGAACTGCGCTCCCGTATGCCTGCCCTGGCCTGCCTGATGCTGACCTCGTTCGATGACGAGGAGGCGCTGTTCGAGGCGGTGATGGCGGGGGCCGCGGGGTACGTGCTCAAGCAGATCCACGGCTCCGATCTGGTCGGCGCCGTCCGGACCGTCGCCTCCGGCCAATCCCTCCTGGACCCGCGCAGCACCGCCCGGATGCTGGAGCGCATCCGCAGCCGCAGGGAGCGGCGGGACCCGCTGCACGGCCTGTCCGAGCAGGAGCGGCGCATCCTCGTGCTCATCGGCGAGGGATTGACGAACCGGCAGATCGGCGAACGCATGTTCCTTGCCGAAAAGACGGTCAAAAATTATATTTCCTCGATCTTTGCCAAGCTCGGCATGAGTCGTCGCACTCAAGCAGCCGCGTTCGCCGCGCATCTCGATTCCGGGCACGGTACGAACCACCTGGATTAG
- a CDS encoding HPP family protein gives MTVDAPTESRAVAELMTRDLLVIAASESALMAWELMSKAGVHHLPVADEEGAFLGVVDAQTVAATWSASGPLHARRPITGLLPDRPPRPVRPDAPVPEAARAMLDAGADYVPVTNDAGGLVGLLTARDLIADLAGVHREAAPPTGGMPSMYRMEPVLPRQTPRHPGGGMPPD, from the coding sequence ATGACCGTCGACGCCCCGACCGAGTCCCGCGCCGTCGCCGAGCTCATGACGAGGGACCTGCTCGTCATCGCCGCGTCGGAGTCCGCGCTCATGGCGTGGGAGCTGATGTCCAAGGCCGGCGTGCACCATCTTCCGGTCGCCGACGAGGAGGGGGCGTTCCTCGGGGTGGTGGACGCCCAGACCGTCGCGGCCACGTGGAGCGCGTCCGGTCCCCTGCACGCCCGGCGTCCGATCACAGGACTGCTGCCGGATCGCCCTCCGCGCCCGGTGCGTCCCGACGCCCCCGTCCCGGAGGCGGCACGGGCCATGCTGGACGCCGGAGCCGACTACGTCCCCGTCACCAACGACGCGGGCGGGCTCGTCGGGCTGCTCACCGCCAGAGACCTCATCGCCGACCTCGCCGGGGTCCACCGGGAGGCCGCGCCCCCGACCGGGGGCATGCCGTCGATGTACCGGATGGAGCCCGTACTCCCTCGGCAGACGCCCCGGCACCCGGGCGGCGGCATGCCCCCGGACTGA
- a CDS encoding OsmC family protein — protein MNSMTVLHREKTAFAVIVRDHVVNVDQPYTSGGLDCGPTPVELFVAALAACAAHHGRGYLVRRGLPADGLEVTADFAMAPGNPPRVTRVGLDVRPPLPLSPEDSAGFRAAVEACTVRNSIDDPPRIGVHVEPAVPAVA, from the coding sequence ATGAACAGCATGACGGTCCTGCACCGGGAGAAGACCGCTTTCGCCGTCATCGTCCGCGATCATGTCGTGAACGTCGACCAGCCGTACACCTCGGGCGGTCTGGACTGCGGTCCGACCCCCGTCGAACTGTTCGTCGCCGCGCTCGCGGCCTGCGCGGCGCACCATGGCAGGGGGTACCTCGTCCGGCGAGGACTGCCCGCGGACGGGCTCGAGGTCACCGCCGACTTCGCCATGGCACCGGGAAACCCGCCCCGCGTCACGCGCGTCGGGCTCGACGTCCGGCCGCCGTTGCCGCTGTCGCCCGAGGACTCCGCCGGGTTCCGCGCGGCCGTGGAGGCTTGCACGGTGCGCAACTCGATCGACGATCCTCCGCGCATCGGCGTCCATGTCGAGCCGGCCGTCCCCGCGGTGGCATGA
- a CDS encoding universal stress protein: MFAGTHVLVGYDGTPESERALRWSAREAVMRHLPLTVCHAWRRPYPLAHTDHDGVDAVERMGRQLLDHGVSLVEEGAPALEIRGRLLEGGPYSALLNEGREAEQIVIGSHRPDGMPASSVALRLPARAHRPVVAVRPPTGGPIVVGVDGSAGADAALGFAFEEAALRERPLHAVYGCWEPGAPPDGDLSLFDDEDELRRVCGAVLERAVAPWLVKYPRVEARTVLRTTSPRQAMLAAARQAAVIVVGDRGTGEVVELELGATTDALVRRAPCTVAVIPSTVS; encoded by the coding sequence ATGTTCGCTGGAACTCACGTGCTCGTCGGCTACGACGGCACTCCCGAGAGCGAACGTGCGCTGCGCTGGAGTGCACGGGAAGCCGTGATGCGCCATCTCCCGCTGACCGTCTGCCACGCGTGGCGCCGGCCCTATCCGCTCGCCCACACCGACCACGATGGCGTCGACGCCGTCGAACGCATGGGGCGGCAGCTGCTGGACCACGGTGTCTCCCTCGTCGAGGAGGGCGCACCCGCGCTCGAGATCCGCGGCCGGCTGCTGGAGGGCGGCCCCTACTCGGCACTGCTGAACGAGGGGCGCGAGGCGGAGCAGATCGTGATCGGATCGCACCGGCCGGACGGGATGCCCGCGAGTTCCGTGGCGCTGCGGCTGCCCGCTCGGGCGCACCGTCCGGTGGTCGCGGTGCGTCCGCCGACGGGCGGACCGATCGTGGTCGGCGTGGACGGCTCGGCCGGTGCGGACGCGGCGCTGGGGTTCGCGTTCGAGGAGGCGGCGCTGCGCGAGCGGCCGCTGCACGCGGTCTACGGATGCTGGGAGCCCGGCGCACCGCCGGACGGTGACCTGTCGCTGTTCGACGACGAGGACGAGCTCCGGCGGGTCTGCGGCGCGGTGCTCGAACGGGCCGTGGCGCCCTGGCTGGTGAAGTACCCGCGGGTCGAGGCGCGAACGGTGCTGAGGACGACCTCTCCGAGGCAGGCCATGCTCGCGGCGGCGCGCCAGGCCGCCGTGATCGTCGTCGGTGACCGCGGGACGGGCGAGGTCGTGGAACTGGAGCTCGGCGCGACCACCGACGCCCTCGTCCGGCGGGCACCCTGCACGGTCGCGGTGATCCCGTCCACCGTTTCCTGA
- a CDS encoding universal stress protein — protein sequence MNDASTSRRPNILLGYDGSEDNDAALRWAVDEAGLRGLDLVMCYGWYWPYPESHVDPQMEGTVRRVGENILDEGVRRARAVGADGPVRTCLVRGSAAAGLRRESELAELIVVGTHERRPLPVWSTALRLPAHTRRPVIVARRGRARPGRLAVGFDGSAGAASALGFAFAEAALRGWRLRVVHACWEPGAASEAELPLFGDVERLLGVRTDMVEGALAPWRSRHPDVEVEVLVLPDPPREALSSSAAEADLIVVGDRGRTSGLDPRVLGATSEAMINRAPCTVAVVPGRRSGTAADPTEGAEGAERQAPSAPLREVSAG from the coding sequence ATGAACGACGCATCGACGAGCAGGCGGCCCAACATCCTGCTCGGCTACGACGGCTCCGAGGACAATGACGCCGCCCTGCGATGGGCGGTCGACGAGGCGGGCCTGCGCGGTCTCGATCTGGTGATGTGCTACGGCTGGTACTGGCCTTATCCGGAATCGCACGTCGACCCGCAGATGGAGGGCACCGTCAGGCGCGTCGGGGAGAACATCCTCGATGAGGGCGTCCGGCGGGCGCGTGCCGTCGGCGCCGACGGCCCCGTCCGGACGTGCCTGGTGCGCGGTTCGGCCGCCGCGGGCCTGCGGCGCGAGTCGGAACTGGCGGAACTGATCGTCGTCGGGACGCATGAGCGGCGTCCGCTGCCGGTGTGGTCGACGGCGCTGCGCCTTCCGGCGCACACCCGGCGGCCGGTGATCGTCGCCCGGCGGGGAAGGGCGCGCCCCGGGCGGCTGGCCGTCGGATTCGACGGTTCGGCGGGAGCCGCCTCGGCGCTCGGCTTCGCCTTCGCCGAGGCGGCCCTGCGGGGGTGGCGGCTGCGGGTGGTGCACGCCTGCTGGGAGCCGGGAGCGGCGAGCGAGGCCGAGCTGCCGCTGTTCGGTGACGTCGAGCGACTGCTGGGGGTGCGGACGGACATGGTGGAGGGGGCCCTGGCCCCCTGGCGGTCGAGGCACCCCGACGTCGAGGTCGAGGTGCTCGTGCTGCCCGACCCGCCGCGCGAGGCCCTGTCGTCGTCGGCCGCCGAGGCGGACCTGATCGTCGTCGGCGACCGGGGGCGGACGAGCGGTCTCGATCCGCGGGTGCTGGGTGCGACGAGCGAGGCGATGATCAATCGGGCGCCGTGCACGGTGGCGGTCGTCCCCGGACGGCGGAGCGGTACGGCGGCCGACCCGACCGAAGGAGCCGAAGGGGCGGAGCGCCAAGCCCCTTCGGCTCCGCTGCGGGAGGTTTCGGCCGGTTGA
- a CDS encoding universal stress protein yields the protein MSKRIVVGTDGSECADRAVEWAAREAARRGRPLHIVRAVELWPYSFGAPLFAPGAVDDYMATAGRKAVVDARGRVLDRWPDLEITTAIIADAVPIVLRRESQDAFELVLGSRGLGGFTGLLLGSNGLRMAGHLPIPVVIVRGRDDGEEIVVGVDLLRGMEENLEYAFGAALLHKARLRIVHAWQLPPSMQPTVTALDRDQTRVELGEALAGLVAPYRARHPEVEVVEELRCEQPVAALVEAARNARLLVVGAHRHRRPLPALGAVGHGAVHHAPCPIAVVPSS from the coding sequence ATGTCGAAACGCATCGTGGTGGGGACGGACGGGTCCGAATGCGCCGACCGGGCGGTCGAGTGGGCGGCGCGTGAGGCCGCCCGCCGGGGACGGCCCCTGCACATCGTCCGTGCCGTGGAGCTGTGGCCCTACTCGTTCGGCGCACCGCTGTTCGCGCCCGGGGCCGTCGACGACTACATGGCCACCGCCGGACGCAAGGCGGTGGTGGACGCCCGAGGACGCGTCCTGGACAGGTGGCCGGATCTGGAGATCACGACGGCGATCATCGCCGATGCCGTGCCGATCGTCCTGCGCCGGGAGTCGCAGGACGCGTTCGAACTGGTCCTCGGCAGCCGCGGGCTCGGCGGTTTCACGGGGCTGCTGCTCGGTTCGAACGGGCTGCGGATGGCCGGGCACCTGCCGATCCCGGTGGTGATCGTGCGCGGACGCGACGACGGCGAGGAGATCGTCGTGGGCGTGGACCTGCTGCGGGGCATGGAGGAGAACCTGGAGTACGCCTTCGGTGCGGCCCTCCTGCACAAGGCGAGGCTGCGGATCGTGCACGCGTGGCAGTTGCCTCCGTCGATGCAGCCCACCGTCACCGCCCTGGATCGTGATCAGACGCGGGTGGAGCTCGGGGAGGCCCTGGCCGGGCTCGTCGCCCCGTATCGGGCGCGTCATCCCGAGGTCGAGGTGGTCGAGGAGCTGCGCTGCGAGCAGCCGGTGGCGGCGCTCGTGGAGGCCGCGCGGAACGCGAGGCTGCTGGTGGTCGGTGCGCACCGGCACCGGCGTCCGCTGCCGGCGCTGGGCGCGGTGGGGCACGGCGCCGTGCACCACGCCCCGTGCCCGATCGCCGTGGTCCCGTCCTCGTGA